The Terriglobales bacterium genome includes the window TGAGCGAGCAGGACCGCCTGCTGCTGGCCTACGTGCACTCCCAGCCCCAAGCCGCGGCCCAGCAGGCCAAGACCAGCGGCCAGCCCATGGCCGAGATCAAGATCGACCCGCTGGAGATCTCGCCGCTGAATCCCGACGGCAACCAGCCGGCCCCGGTACGCTAGAGATCAAACAAGGAGGAAATGATGAACCGAACGATCCTGAAGTGGTTGGTGATGGCGGCTGTGGCCTTCCTGCTCTGGCCGGCGGTCGCGGCGGCGCAGGAAAGCAAGCCCGAGGTCAAGCCGGAGCCCGCGGTCTATCGCCTGGATTACGTGATCCAGGAGCTGGACAACGGCAAACGCATCAACGAGCGCCGGTACTTCGTAAGCACGCAAGCGGGGCGCCATGGCTGCCAGGTGCGCGTGGGCCGGCAGGTGCCGGTGGCCGCGGACTCCACCGTCTCGGGCGACCAAAAACACATCCAGTACATGTCCGTCGGGATGAACCTGGACTGCAGCCTGCGCGAGCAGGACAACGGGGTGGTGCTGGAGACCTCGGTGGAGATGAGCAGCGTGGTCACCGGCGGTGAGCTGGCCCTGCCGGGCGCTCCGGTCACCCGCCAGGCGCGTGCCTCCATCACCTCGGTGCTGACCCCGGGCAAGCCCACCATCATCGGCACTCTCGATGACGTGGACTCCACCCGCAGCTACCAGATCGAGGTCACGGCCACCAGGATGAAGTGAGGCCCCACCCGGCTCAGCGCGGCGCTGGCGGGTCAAACCCCAGCGCCGCCAGCGCCTTGCCCAACTGCTGGTCGATGTCGATGTCCTTGTACACCACGAAGCGGGCGTGCCGCGCCTCGGGAGGCTCAGGCCCGCTCTTGCGCCCCGCCAGGATCACGATGGGGATGGAGGCCGTCTGCGGCCGCGCCTGCAGCGCCGCGATCAGCTCTCCGCCGCTCATCTGGGGCATCTGCAGGTCGGTGATGATCAGGCTGGGCTCGAGGTGGGTCAGCATCTCCAGCGCCTCCACCCCGTCGGTCGCGCTCTCCACCTCGAAGCCGCAATCCTCCAGGAAGCGGCAGACGGTATGGCGGATCAGCATGGAGTCGTCCACAACCAGGGCCAGGCGCGGCATGAGGGTCTTCACCTTCCTGGGGAGGCGCCCAAGGTAGCAGACCCGCCGCGCGCCCCACAAGGCACGGAGGTAACCTGCGGGGCGCACATCGGGTCAGGGACCATCGGGGCCGGAAGGGACCAAAGCGGCTCAGCCTTCGTCGGTGCCGGTGCGCTCTTCGTTGGCCATGTCCTTGAACTCGCTGGCTTCAAAGACCTCGCCACATTCCAGGCACTCCACGAACTCGGATTTCTTTTCCCGAGTCACGACGCGCACGCGCGGGTGCTTACACGGATCCATGCCGACTCTCTTCCCTGTGGGAGACTCGAGGCGGGGCGAGCCGGACCCGAAGATCGGGTCGTGGGTTCGGGGCTGGGGAACCATCACCTGGACGCATATCCGGAACTGCAGCCGGAAACTTGCCGGTATTCTAGCCCGCAGGCAAAGGAAGTCAAGTGCTCAGCTTCGGGCCCCTGAGTCGAATTCCGACCTTCCCCGCCGTATATACCTAACCTGCTCAGCCCATAAGACTTACCGTTGACTGGCCAATTCCCACCGTTCAGCCGATAGTGTTGCTTTCCACCCTCCCCTGCATCTAAAATCATATACGACCGAAACAGTCGGGTATAGCCGGCGGTACACCATGCTGAAGCTGACCAAGAAGGCGGACTACGGCTTGATCGCCATGAAGCACCTGGCGGAGCATGCCAGCGAGGGCTCGTGCAGCGCCAAGGACCTGGCCGAGGCCTATGGCATCCCCCAGGAGGCGCTGGCCAAGATCCTGCAGAGGCTGGTGCGCGGCAGGTTGCTCATCTCGCACCACGGGACCAACGGCGGCTACGTGCTGGCCCGCGACGCCCGCTCCATCAGCGCCTTCGAGGTCATCAAGGCCATCGACGGCCAGCTCTTCATCACCTCCTGCTTCAAGGTGGATGGCGAGTGCGAGCAGAGCCCGCGCTGCACCGTGCGCGAGCCCCTGCGCATGGTCAACGAGAGCATCCAGCAGGTGCTGGAGCGCATCTCCATCGCCGACATGGCCCGCGACGCCGCCCGCCAGCGCCGCGCCCTGGAAGTGGAAGAGAAACCGGTGCCGGCGGAATTGGTCACGCTGGCTTGAAGATCGCGCGGCCCACGCGGCCG containing:
- a CDS encoding response regulator, which encodes MPRLALVVDDSMLIRHTVCRFLEDCGFEVESATDGVEALEMLTHLEPSLIITDLQMPQMSGGELIAALQARPQTASIPIVILAGRKSGPEPPEARHARFVVYKDIDIDQQLGKALAALGFDPPAPR
- a CDS encoding SUF system Fe-S cluster assembly regulator, with product MLKLTKKADYGLIAMKHLAEHASEGSCSAKDLAEAYGIPQEALAKILQRLVRGRLLISHHGTNGGYVLARDARSISAFEVIKAIDGQLFITSCFKVDGECEQSPRCTVREPLRMVNESIQQVLERISIADMARDAARQRRALEVEEKPVPAELVTLA